In the genome of Raphanus sativus cultivar WK10039 chromosome 4, ASM80110v3, whole genome shotgun sequence, one region contains:
- the LOC108831274 gene encoding purple acid phosphatase 8 produces MDTMRDKPIKFSTSVFCLIILLSVYNSTAELRRLVQPPKSDGTLSFLVVGDWGRRGSYNQSQVALQMGKTGKDLNIDFVISTGDNFYDDGITSPYDCQFQDSFTNIYTASSLQKPWYNVLGNHDYRGNVAAQLSPILKDLDCRWVCLRSYVVNADIVDIFFVDTTPFVNKYFDEPKDHVYDWRGVLPRNKYLKNLLADVNVALQKSVAKWKIVVGHHTIKSAGHHGITKELEKQLLPILEANKVDLYINGHDHCLEHISSINSGIQFLTSGGGSKAWKGDVNEWNPQEMRFYYDGQGFMSVYLSEAALRVVFYDGYGRVLHQWNTYKEGIYTDI; encoded by the exons ATGGATACCATGAGAGATAAGCCAATAAAATTCTCAACTTCTGTTTTCTGTTTGATCATTTTATTATCGGTCTATAACTCCACTGCGGAGCTACGACGGTTGGTCCAACCACCAAAATCCGATGGTACACTCAGTTTTCTAGTTGTCGGCGACTGGGGAAGAAGAGGTTCTTATAATCAGTCTCAAGTAGCTCTTCAG ATGGGAAAAACAGGAAAGGATTTAAATATCGATTTCGTCATTTCGACTGGAGATAACTTTTACGATGACGGAATAACAAGTCCATATGATTGTCAATTTCAAGATTCTTTTACGAATATTTACACAGCATCTAGCTTACAAAAGCCATGGTATAATG TATTAGGAAACCATGACTATAGAGGTAACGTCGCTGCACAACTCAGTCCGATACTGAAGGATTTGGACTGTCGATGGGTTTGTTTAAGATCTTACGTGGTTAACGCCG ATATCGTCGATATTTTCTTCGTGGACACAACACCGTtcgtaaataaatattttgatgagcCAAAGGACCATGTTTATGATTGGAGAGGCGTGCTACCAAGAAACAAGTATCTTAAGAATCTCTTAGCG gATGTCAACGTGGCCTTGCAAAAATCAGTTGCAAAATGGAAAATAGTGGTAGGTCACCACACAATCAAAAGTGCAGGTCACCACGGGATTACGAAAGAGCTTGAGAAACAACTTTTACCTATCCTTGAG GCTAATAAAGTTGATCTCTACATAAACGGGCATGATCATTGCTTGGAGCACATAAGCAGCATTAACAG TGGAATACAATTTTTGACAAGTGGCGGTGGGTCCAAGGCGTGGAAAGGGGACGTGAACGAGTGGAACCCGCAAGAGATGAGGTTTTACTATGATGGACAAGGATTCATGTCGGTTTATCTATCGGAAGCAGCACTGCGTGTAGTTTTTTACGATGGGTATGGTCGCGTTCTGCATCAATGGAACACTTATAAGGAGGGGATTTATACGGATATCTAA